The sequence below is a genomic window from Cryobacterium arcticum.
CGCTCACGCATGTAGTTCTCGATCTCGGCACGGATGATGCCACCCTTGGGGTGGAAGACCGCCAGGCCGGAGCCGATTTCCTCGGGGAACGAAAACAGGTCCAGTTCCTGGCCGAGCTTGCGGTGGTCGCGCTTGGCGGCCTCGGCCAGGCGCGCCTGGTAGGCGCGCAGTTCGTCCTTGGTGGGCCACGCGGTGCCGTAGATGCGCTGCAGCTGCGGATTCTTCTCCGAGCCGCGCCAGTAGGCGGCGGCCAGGCGGGTGAGCGAGTAGCCGTTGCCGATCATGCGAGTGTTCGGCAGGTGCGGGCCGCGGCAGAGGTCTTTCCAGACGGTTTCGCCGGTCTTCGGGTCGACGTTGTCGTAGATGGTCAGCTCGGCGCCGCCCACCTCGACGGACTCGTTGTCTCCGGTGTCGGTGCTCGAGCTTGTCGAGACCCCCTTGAGACCGATCAGCTCGAGCTTGTACGGCTCAGCGGCGAGCTCGGCACGTGCCTCATCGTCGGTGACGACACGGCGCACGAAGCGCTGGCCCTGCCGGATGATGCGGTCCATGGCCTTCTCGAGGGACTTGATGTCCTCGGGGGTGAAGGGCTCGGCCACGTCGAAGTCGTAGTAGAAGCCGTCGGTGACGGGCGGGCCGATGCCCAGGCGCGCTGCCGGGTTGACGGTCTGCACGGCCTGCGCGAGAACGTGCGCGGCGGAGTGGCGCAGGATGCTCAGGCCGTCGGGAGAATCGATGGTGACCGGGGTGACGTCATCCGTCGGGGTCACCTGCGCGGCGAGGTCCGTAAGGACACCGTTGACGCGCATGGCGACAACGGATCGGTCGGTGAATAGCTCGAAACCGTCAACCACGTGTATAGCTCCCTTGAATTACGAATCATTCAACTTTAGCGGGCGGGAGTGCGCGCGGTGACGGGGTGGCCGGGGCACACCCTCCGGCACGCCTCGACCGGTTCGGCGGCGGGTCCTGGCGGGTTCAGGGCGGGCCGTGGGCGGCTACGGACGATAGGGCAGTTGCAGGTCGAGCTCGGCGCAGAAGCCGGCCGCGTCGTCCGTGTTCGGGTCGGAGGGAGGGACGGGGAAGACCGCGACAACACCGTCGGGGCGCAGGCAGGCCCGCAGGGGCGGCACCACGAACTCCGGCGCACTGTCGGCGCCGGTCTCGGTGCCGGATGGGGTGCCGTCGGTGGCCGGTTCGCCGTCGATCGGGGGCTGGACGACCGGGGTGCCGCCGCCGAAGAAGTCGATCGCCCAGACTGCGGCACAGTTCGACAGCGCCGCATCCGCTGGATCGGGGATCGGGACGGCGGGAGTGACGGTGCCGTCCGGCGCGATCTGGTCGCTGGGGGAGCCGACCTGCGTGAACGCGGAGTCGGTACTGGGGGCCGAGTAGCAGTAGGCCGAGGTGGTGCGGAGTTCGGGGGTGGCCAAGGTGACCCAGGCCGTGGCTCCGCCACCGGCGACCAGCAGAACGGCCGAGACCACCGCGACGGCGCGATGCCGGTGCATCCGATGAGTCTGCTGGGCGTCGATCGTCTGGAGAAGGCGCGCCTCGACGCGTTCGAATTCGTCGTCGGTGGGCGTGAGCAGGTCACTGGGCAGCATGGTGCGGTTCTCCCTTCAGCAGAGTGAGTTCGGCGCGGAGGCGCCCCTTGAGGCGGGACAGCCGGTTGCGGAGAGTGGCGTGAGTGATCCCCAGACGCTGGGCGGCCTGTTCGTAGCTGAGGTCGTCCATGAGGCACAGGTCGAAGATGCGCCGGTCGACCTCCGGCAGCGCGGCCATGATGTCCTGGATATGCCGCCGGGCTTCGGCGGCGATCGCTGCACTCTCCGGGGAGGGAGCAGGGTCGGCGAGATCTGCGCGATCATCGAGGCTGTCCCGTGGCCGGCGAGTCTCGGAGCGGCGCCGGTTCAGAGCGAGATACCGGGCCGTCGTGACGAGCCAGGGCAGCACCGACTCCCCTACCAGGTCCACGCCGAGCCGCTTGTTCCACAGCGTCAGGAACGCGTCCTGCAGGGCCTCCTCGGAGTCGGGCCGCGACCGCAGCACCGAGAACGCTGCCCAATAGACGGCGCGTTGGTGACGCCGGAAGAGTTCCTGGAACGCACGACGGTCGCCCTGTTGCACACGCGAGAACAGGAGGACGTCGGTTGTGGTGGTCGACAGGCCGGATGAAGACACAGCGGGTGGAGGCAGGTCGGAGCGAGGCGACGAGTCTGCACCCGCAACCGCACCGGCCTGCTCACTCACCTGGTCCCCCACCTGCTCCCCCTTCTCACCCTGGCTCTCGCCGTGCCGGTCCCCCCATGGGTCCCGCGTCACCGCGGTCCCTTACCCGGTAGTGTCCGCGGGCCGCTCCATCGTCTCAGGGTCGGGGGTGCGCACCATGATCGTCCCACCCCAATTCGGGTCGATCATCCCGAAACGTCTTGACGCCGTCGGCCGGGGCCGTGTTGAGTGAGCGCGTCGTCGCCCGCCCCGGGTGGCCACGACGCGAGGAGCTCCCGATGGACCATCACACCGCCAGCCGTTGCAGGCCGTCCGGACACGCCACCGGGGTACGTGCCGATGGCCCGCTCCAGCGCCCCGGCTGGCGAGCCAGAGGGGCCGTAGCGGCAGTAGCCCTCGGGCTGATGGCCGCCTGTGCGGGTGCAGCCGGTCCGGCTGGCGCCGCCGGCCTGCCGACGGCCGACTACGCCTGCTGGGCCGACCTCGGCACCGGGGCGAGCCTGTGCGTGGACCGGGGTGTCGATCTGGTCGCCGCCGTGGCCCGTGAGCGCGGCGTGCTCTTGACGGTTCCCGATGGTGCCATCCCGGGCTCGTTGCCCGCGTCGGCGCGGTCAGCGAGCACCGGCGCGGCGACCACCGGAACGGCTGCCGTGGCGTCCACCGTGATTTCGGTGATCTACGACAACAGCGGATACGGCGGCG
It includes:
- a CDS encoding RNA polymerase sigma factor, which produces MTRDPWGDRHGESQGEKGEQVGDQVSEQAGAVAGADSSPRSDLPPPAVSSSGLSTTTTDVLLFSRVQQGDRRAFQELFRRHQRAVYWAAFSVLRSRPDSEEALQDAFLTLWNKRLGVDLVGESVLPWLVTTARYLALNRRRSETRRPRDSLDDRADLADPAPSPESAAIAAEARRHIQDIMAALPEVDRRIFDLCLMDDLSYEQAAQRLGITHATLRNRLSRLKGRLRAELTLLKGEPHHAAQ